In one Gemmatimonadaceae bacterium genomic region, the following are encoded:
- a CDS encoding YajQ family cyclic di-GMP-binding protein — MTQQSSFDVTTGVDLQEVDNAVNQAQKEIAQRYDFKGSKASIDFRRGENMLVLLADDDFKMRALFDVLQGKLIKRGVPVKNLDIGAVTPAGGDTVRREVKLKMALDSDTAKKIVAVLKEAKLKKVQAAIQGEQVRVSSPSKDDLQGAIALLRGKDFGVELKFGNYR; from the coding sequence ATGACGCAACAGTCTTCATTCGACGTGACGACCGGAGTCGACCTGCAAGAGGTCGACAACGCGGTGAATCAGGCGCAGAAGGAGATTGCCCAACGGTACGACTTCAAGGGCTCCAAGGCATCGATCGATTTTCGCCGCGGCGAGAACATGCTCGTCCTCCTGGCCGATGACGACTTCAAAATGCGCGCGCTGTTCGACGTGCTGCAGGGGAAGCTGATCAAGCGCGGCGTGCCGGTGAAAAATCTCGACATCGGCGCGGTCACGCCCGCCGGCGGCGACACGGTGCGTCGCGAGGTGAAGCTCAAGATGGCGCTCGACAGCGATACGGCGAAGAAGATCGTCGCGGTCCTCAAGGAGGCAAAGCTCAAGAAGGTGCAGGCGGCGATTCAGGGCGAGCAGGTGCGCGTGTCGTCGCCGTCCAAGGACGATCTGCAGGGCGCGATCGCGCTGCTTCGCGGCAAGGATTTCGGGGTGGAGCTCAAGTTCGGGAACTACCGGTAA